The following proteins are encoded in a genomic region of Bacillus sp. FJAT-22090:
- a CDS encoding GNAT family N-acetyltransferase, translating into MIIKKQEFNVNGIYYIVRSAMVQDAQELSELRVQIDSETENMDREKGEAFIDTLGFENLIKTDTESKCNLFLVGVVNNRIVAFSRCEGNPLKRFAHKVEFGVCVLKDYWGFKIGTNLLKESIAWADANGLKKITLNVLETNEKAINLYKKYGFRTEGILQNDKILSDGEFYNTVVMGRYNG; encoded by the coding sequence ATGATTATAAAAAAACAGGAGTTTAATGTTAATGGGATATATTATATTGTTAGATCAGCAATGGTTCAGGATGCACAAGAATTGTCAGAACTAAGAGTACAGATTGATAGTGAGACAGAAAATATGGACAGAGAAAAAGGGGAAGCTTTCATAGATACGCTTGGTTTTGAAAATTTAATCAAAACGGATACAGAAAGTAAGTGTAATCTTTTTTTAGTTGGAGTGGTGAATAATCGGATTGTTGCTTTTTCAAGGTGTGAGGGTAATCCCTTGAAACGCTTTGCACATAAAGTAGAATTTGGGGTTTGTGTATTAAAAGACTACTGGGGGTTCAAGATTGGAACAAATCTATTAAAAGAATCTATTGCTTGGGCAGATGCAAATGGACTAAAAAAAATAACCTTAAATGTTTTGGAAACAAACGAAAAAGCGATCAATCTATATAAAAAATATGGTTTTAGAACCGAAGGAATTTTACAAAATGACAAAATCCTTTCAGACGGTGAATTTTACAATACGGTAGTTATGGGAAGATATAATGGATAA
- a CDS encoding dihydrolipoamide acetyltransferase family protein, translated as MALEQIKMPQLGESVTEGTIEKWLVKPGDHVNKYDALAEVNTDKVTAEVPSSFTGVIKELIANEGDTLAVGEVVCTIETEGGSSEEVNEAAPEQPTAETVKLAELQKLDTPAPVHREKGAKARYSPAVLKLSQEHGIDLSLVNGTGNEGRITRKDLLKIIESGDIPVAAPEISKEEKVHETVQTTSAPKSAPANIPVAVGDIEIPVTGVRKAIAANMLRSKHEAPHAWTMIEVDVTSLVNYRDSIKNEFKQKEGFNVTYFAFFVKAVAQALKEFPMMNSMWAGDKIVQKKDINISIAVATEDALFVPVIKNADEKTIKGIAREVNELASKVRSGKLKSEEMQGGTFTVNNTGSFGSVQSMGIINYPQAAILQVESIVKRPVIMDGGMIAARDMVNLCLSLDHRVLDGLVCGRFLARVKEILENISKENTSVY; from the coding sequence ATGGCTCTAGAACAAATTAAAATGCCCCAGCTTGGTGAGAGTGTGACCGAGGGAACGATTGAAAAGTGGTTAGTAAAGCCAGGGGATCACGTAAACAAATACGATGCACTTGCAGAAGTAAATACAGACAAAGTAACAGCTGAAGTACCTTCTTCCTTTACAGGTGTTATTAAAGAGCTTATCGCCAACGAGGGAGATACACTTGCTGTTGGAGAAGTAGTCTGTACAATTGAAACAGAAGGTGGCTCTTCAGAAGAAGTAAATGAAGCAGCTCCTGAACAGCCTACTGCTGAAACAGTTAAACTGGCTGAATTACAAAAGCTTGATACTCCTGCACCAGTTCACCGTGAAAAAGGTGCAAAAGCACGCTATTCACCTGCTGTTTTAAAACTATCACAAGAACATGGTATTGATCTCTCACTAGTAAATGGTACTGGTAATGAAGGTCGTATAACTCGTAAAGATTTACTGAAAATTATTGAGAGTGGAGATATCCCAGTTGCAGCTCCTGAAATCTCTAAAGAAGAAAAGGTACATGAAACAGTGCAAACTACTTCAGCCCCAAAATCAGCTCCAGCTAATATTCCTGTAGCAGTTGGTGATATAGAGATTCCTGTGACAGGCGTTCGTAAAGCTATCGCTGCAAATATGCTTCGTAGTAAACACGAAGCCCCACATGCTTGGACAATGATTGAAGTGGATGTGACAAGTTTAGTTAACTACCGTGACTCCATTAAAAATGAGTTCAAGCAAAAAGAAGGCTTTAACGTTACCTATTTTGCGTTCTTCGTAAAAGCAGTTGCACAAGCGCTAAAAGAATTCCCTATGATGAATTCAATGTGGGCAGGAGATAAAATTGTACAGAAAAAAGATATCAACATATCAATTGCCGTAGCAACTGAAGATGCTCTTTTCGTTCCTGTTATTAAAAATGCAGATGAAAAAACGATTAAAGGTATAGCTCGTGAAGTAAACGAGCTTGCTTCAAAAGTTCGTTCTGGCAAATTAAAATCAGAGGAAATGCAAGGTGGTACATTCACTGTAAACAACACAGGGTCATTTGGTTCTGTTCAGTCGATGGGAATCATCAACTACCCGCAAGCAGCCATTCTTCAAGTAGAATCTATCGTGAAACGTCCAGTAATAATGGATGGCGGTATGATTGCAGCGCGTGATATGGTAAACCTTTGCCTTTCTTTAGATCATCGTGTACTTGACGGTCTAGTTTGTGGTCGCTTCCTAGCTAGAGTAAAAGAAATTTTAGAAAATATTTCTAAAGAAAATACATCTGTTTATTAA
- a CDS encoding HAD hydrolase-like protein: MEQAIIFDMDGTLFRTNLILEPALEKTFNMLRKENLWTGETPINKYREIMGVPLPEVWKTLCPNHSIEIREKSNEFFQEKLIELIKKGKGSLYPYSEMVLELLSKKYNLYIASNGQEDYLQAIVHTYTLDKYIKKIYSIQSIPSGHKSDLVKKVLQENNISTGSVVGDRLSDINAAKDNGLVSIGVNFDFAQSIELEKADIVIDDLRELINIELRN; this comes from the coding sequence ATGGAACAAGCAATTATATTTGATATGGATGGTACATTATTTCGAACTAATTTAATTTTAGAGCCTGCATTAGAAAAAACGTTTAATATGCTAAGAAAGGAAAATTTATGGACTGGAGAAACACCTATTAATAAGTATCGTGAAATTATGGGTGTGCCGTTACCAGAGGTTTGGAAAACATTATGTCCAAACCACTCTATTGAGATAAGAGAAAAAAGCAATGAGTTCTTCCAAGAAAAGTTAATTGAATTAATTAAAAAAGGAAAGGGTTCATTATATCCTTATTCGGAAATGGTGCTGGAATTGTTAAGTAAGAAGTATAATCTCTACATAGCTAGCAATGGACAAGAAGATTACTTACAAGCAATTGTTCATACATATACATTAGACAAGTATATTAAAAAGATATACAGTATTCAGTCAATACCTTCAGGACATAAATCTGATTTAGTAAAGAAGGTACTACAGGAAAATAATATTAGTACTGGATCAGTTGTTGGTGACCGTTTATCGGATATTAACGCAGCCAAGGACAACGGGTTAGTTTCTATAGGAGTGAATTTTGATTTTGCTCAATCGATTGAATTAGAAAAAGCAGATATAGTCATTGATGATTTAAGGGAGCTTATAAACATCGAGTTAAGAAATTAA
- a CDS encoding GyrI-like domain-containing protein → MTKQFLQNPSIECLDEIKLVGFRILCEGTQYVNEIPKVANHLNERLSEIKNVLNPFVQFGAFVVDSLSENQDGYWVCMQVKEYEEIPEGMVTLTVPPQKYIVWRHKGPNLKIRDAYERLHSWMEANGYERQLDKWHLERFHSWNYTENVDVELLDTVKID, encoded by the coding sequence ATGACAAAACAATTCTTACAGAATCCATCTATTGAATGCCTTGATGAAATTAAGTTAGTTGGCTTTCGTATATTATGTGAGGGTACTCAATATGTAAACGAAATACCCAAGGTAGCTAACCATCTAAATGAACGATTAAGTGAGATTAAAAATGTTCTAAATCCATTTGTACAATTTGGAGCATTTGTTGTTGATAGTCTTTCCGAAAATCAAGATGGCTACTGGGTATGTATGCAGGTTAAAGAGTATGAGGAGATTCCAGAAGGGATGGTTACTTTAACTGTTCCACCTCAAAAATATATTGTGTGGAGACATAAGGGACCAAACCTTAAAATCAGAGATGCTTACGAACGTTTACATTCTTGGATGGAAGCAAACGGGTATGAAAGACAATTGGATAAATGGCATTTAGAGAGATTTCATAGTTGGAATTATACAGAAAATGTGGATGTAGAGCTATTGGACACGGTTAAAATTGATTAA
- a CDS encoding GNAT family N-acetyltransferase, translating to MRTNNVRLVELNEDNWYECCQLEISEEQSNYIEPNAISIAQSKFEPTLELYGIYLEEKVVGFLMYNSVPEELEGHWVYRIMVDKQFQGQGIGKAATTLMINEMAKLPNVKKIVVGYHPENLGAHNLYASLGFIDHGDRFGKEMAVIKHIIE from the coding sequence ATGAGAACAAATAATGTAAGATTGGTAGAATTAAATGAAGATAACTGGTATGAATGTTGTCAATTAGAGATTTCAGAAGAACAAAGCAATTATATTGAACCAAATGCCATATCTATAGCTCAGTCTAAGTTCGAACCTACATTAGAGCTATATGGTATTTACTTAGAAGAAAAAGTTGTTGGTTTTTTAATGTATAACTCTGTTCCAGAAGAACTTGAGGGACATTGGGTATATAGAATAATGGTGGATAAGCAATTCCAGGGTCAAGGTATTGGTAAAGCTGCAACTACGCTAATGATTAATGAGATGGCTAAATTACCAAATGTAAAGAAAATCGTAGTTGGTTATCATCCAGAAAATTTGGGGGCACATAATTTGTATGCCAGTTTGGGATTTATTGATCATGGTGATAGATTTGGAAAAGAAATGGCAGTTATTAAACATATAATTGAGTAA
- a CDS encoding amidase family protein, with the protein MKIKFKHFFKEELTIHEIQDALEEGEITSKELVMYYLDRIAKFDQEGPMVNSVLEINPDAIFIAEALDHERKTKGARGLLHGIPVLLKDNIETNDFMHTSAGTLALENHLSKHDAFLVEKLRVSGAIILGKSNMTELANGMSSTMWAGYSSRGGQVLNPYGSDLFVGGSSSGSAVAVASNFTVVSVGTETDASILSPAIQNSVVGIKPTVGLISRTGIVPFTYSQDTAGPFARSVTDAAILLGAMTGVDKLDAATLKSEGISKHDYTVFLDSKGLKGARIGVFNNASEDFYTSGEYDEKLFLKVIQTLNEEGAEIVENIEIPSFKRDWSWGVPIYELKHSLGNYLSQLPHYIPVHSDTELIQFNKQNEQKTLKYGQNKLEFRESLPNTLRNPEYLNAKLEDLYFSQEMGIDYTFKKYNLDAILFPSYIGSTISAKAGYPSIAVPAGYIDSGRPFGVTFAGIAFSEGVLIKLAYAFEQATKQRVCPEFT; encoded by the coding sequence ATGAAGATCAAGTTCAAACATTTTTTTAAAGAAGAATTAACGATACATGAAATACAGGATGCATTAGAAGAAGGGGAAATAACCTCAAAAGAGTTAGTTATGTATTACCTTGATAGAATAGCGAAGTTTGACCAAGAAGGTCCGATGGTAAATTCTGTCCTTGAAATAAATCCAGATGCTATTTTTATAGCCGAAGCACTTGATCATGAAAGAAAGACAAAAGGAGCTAGAGGGCTTTTACATGGAATTCCTGTATTGCTTAAAGACAATATTGAAACAAATGATTTCATGCATACAAGTGCCGGAACACTCGCTTTAGAAAATCATCTTAGTAAGCATGACGCATTTCTTGTTGAAAAACTACGCGTATCAGGTGCAATTATTTTAGGTAAATCAAATATGACTGAATTGGCTAATGGAATGTCCTCTACTATGTGGGCAGGTTATAGTTCTAGAGGTGGACAAGTATTAAATCCATATGGGAGTGATCTATTTGTCGGTGGTTCTAGCTCGGGTTCTGCTGTGGCGGTTGCTTCCAATTTTACGGTAGTATCTGTTGGTACTGAGACAGATGCTTCTATACTCAGTCCTGCCATTCAAAATTCAGTAGTTGGAATTAAACCTACAGTTGGATTAATTAGTCGAACAGGAATCGTACCATTTACATATTCTCAAGATACTGCAGGACCTTTTGCAAGATCAGTTACGGATGCAGCAATTTTATTGGGTGCCATGACAGGAGTCGATAAATTGGATGCAGCTACGCTTAAAAGTGAAGGTATTTCAAAGCATGATTATACTGTATTCCTAGATTCTAAAGGATTGAAAGGAGCTAGAATCGGAGTATTTAACAATGCATCTGAAGATTTTTATACATCAGGGGAATACGATGAAAAACTGTTTTTAAAAGTTATTCAGACATTAAACGAAGAAGGAGCAGAAATTGTTGAAAATATCGAAATTCCTTCTTTTAAAAGGGATTGGAGTTGGGGAGTTCCTATATATGAACTGAAGCATAGTTTAGGAAATTATTTATCACAGCTTCCACACTACATACCAGTCCATTCAGATACCGAATTAATTCAATTCAATAAACAAAATGAGCAGAAAACATTAAAGTATGGGCAAAATAAGTTGGAATTTAGAGAAAGCCTTCCAAACACATTAAGAAACCCTGAATATTTAAATGCAAAATTAGAAGATTTGTATTTTTCACAGGAGATGGGAATCGACTATACTTTTAAAAAATATAACCTTGACGCAATTCTTTTTCCATCTTATATAGGATCTACAATAAGTGCTAAAGCTGGCTATCCATCTATAGCAGTTCCTGCTGGCTACATAGATAGTGGAAGACCATTTGGTGTAACTTTTGCAGGTATCGCATTTAGTGAGGGCGTATTAATAAAGCTTGCTTATGCTTTTGAACAAGCAACAAAACAACGAGTTTGTCCTGAATTTACATAA
- a CDS encoding TrkH family potassium uptake protein, with the protein MRGIKKKRIVVSPPVIIAGSFLFLIMIGTLCLKLPFATTTYISWTDALFVATSATTVTGLSVFDPGTTLTLFGEIVLMILIQCGGIGLMTFAVAILILLKKKIGLQNRIYMQESFNQESIGGIIKLVKLILSFVLSVQLFAIIILSIHWIPTFGFKDAVYISIFHVISAFNNAGFSLFPDNLIEFANDPIVNIVITALFIIGGIGFTVLYDIHQKKSFKEWSLHTKMMIIGTIIINVVAVCIVFILENDNPATIGNMPLYEKVMVSYFQGVSPRTAGFNTLNYGDMEDPTILLTMVLMFIGAGSASTASGIKLTTFIVIILATLAFLRQRGEPELFGRSIRLDIVIRSLAIATIGLFIVLSFIFLLTITENIPFLPLAFEVVSAFGTVGLSMGITAQLSDIGEVLLCMVMFVGRIGPLTLFFLLMKPKKVHYRYPYDQVFTG; encoded by the coding sequence ATGCGTGGAATTAAAAAGAAAAGAATTGTAGTTTCACCTCCTGTTATTATTGCTGGAAGTTTCTTATTTTTAATAATGATTGGGACACTTTGCTTAAAGCTCCCCTTTGCTACTACGACCTATATATCATGGACGGATGCATTATTCGTAGCAACGTCAGCAACTACAGTTACTGGGCTCAGTGTTTTTGACCCTGGTACTACGCTCACTCTGTTTGGGGAAATTGTATTAATGATTTTAATACAATGTGGTGGTATCGGCTTGATGACATTTGCAGTAGCTATACTTATTCTTCTTAAAAAGAAAATTGGGTTACAAAATCGTATTTATATGCAAGAATCTTTTAATCAAGAGTCAATAGGTGGCATTATCAAATTAGTTAAGCTGATATTATCATTTGTTTTATCGGTTCAACTTTTTGCAATAATCATATTGAGCATACACTGGATTCCTACTTTTGGCTTTAAGGATGCCGTGTATATAAGTATTTTCCATGTTATTTCTGCCTTTAATAATGCAGGTTTTTCCTTATTTCCAGATAACTTAATCGAATTTGCAAACGATCCTATTGTGAATATTGTGATAACAGCGCTTTTTATAATTGGTGGTATCGGTTTTACCGTTTTATATGATATTCATCAGAAAAAATCATTCAAGGAATGGTCACTTCATACGAAAATGATGATTATCGGCACAATTATCATTAACGTTGTAGCTGTCTGCATAGTTTTCATACTCGAAAATGATAATCCAGCAACTATCGGCAATATGCCATTATATGAGAAAGTGATGGTTTCCTACTTTCAAGGCGTATCCCCTCGCACTGCAGGGTTTAATACGTTAAATTATGGTGATATGGAAGATCCTACAATTCTTTTGACGATGGTCTTAATGTTTATTGGTGCTGGAAGTGCATCAACAGCATCAGGGATAAAGCTAACAACTTTTATCGTTATTATTCTTGCTACACTGGCATTCTTGCGTCAACGTGGAGAACCAGAATTATTTGGACGATCTATTCGTCTCGATATAGTAATACGATCTTTAGCGATTGCAACAATCGGGTTATTCATCGTCCTTTCATTTATCTTTTTATTAACCATTACCGAAAATATTCCCTTCCTTCCACTTGCGTTTGAAGTGGTATCAGCTTTCGGCACTGTTGGATTGTCAATGGGAATAACAGCTCAACTAAGCGATATAGGTGAAGTCCTTTTATGTATGGTTATGTTCGTAGGAAGAATTGGTCCATTGACTTTATTTTTCTTGCTAATGAAACCTAAAAAGGTTCATTATCGCTATCCATATGACCAAGTATTTACTGGATAA
- a CDS encoding VOC family protein — translation MNNKLLRVGTTYIPVSNVELSSEWYINKLGAELSYKDEDKAILNFANQSLFLVRAKDGQSSNFLDINGEERFSMTFEVNGLDALETIHKDFLEKEIKVGGIENRGHAGRNFVFYDPDGNKFDVWSELSPKFLHLVTVRS, via the coding sequence TTGAACAATAAATTGTTAAGAGTAGGAACTACTTATATACCAGTATCAAATGTAGAGCTCTCATCAGAATGGTATATAAACAAATTAGGTGCAGAGCTTAGCTATAAGGATGAGGATAAAGCAATTCTAAATTTTGCTAACCAAAGTTTATTTCTTGTTCGAGCAAAAGATGGCCAAAGTTCCAACTTTCTTGATATTAACGGGGAAGAACGTTTTTCAATGACATTTGAAGTGAATGGTTTAGATGCTTTAGAAACTATTCATAAAGACTTTTTAGAAAAAGAGATAAAAGTAGGGGGAATTGAAAACAGAGGTCATGCAGGAAGGAACTTTGTATTTTATGATCCGGACGGTAACAAGTTTGATGTTTGGAGTGAATTGAGTCCAAAATTTTTACATTTAGTGACTGTAAGAAGTTAA
- a CDS encoding sensor histidine kinase translates to MLETFLINILFMIFPVLLFVIFFDNYKKEYSYSLVIFSFSISMILCMLYPIELELGFNIDLRYIAFIIVGLYGGYRGLFPLYLVLNIYRFIIGGEGTLQSLIHSTLAFIVIPLLSKQFNEYSPKRRIITAIMVASLNVIIYLIVLSNYFDVLTNEYWSSAFFMLITSIMVMGLNMLMIEKIISNIKNRENLLRTERLHVMSELSASVSHEIRNPLTVTKGFLQLLNVSKTISAQDKKCIDYSLKELLRAENIINDYLAFSKPQSEHMVYSNLKEELEYVQNVLSPYALYNKVEIVTKFSNTLKKEYDQNQIKQCFINLMKNGIEAMKGEGGILNVEIMEQGSNIIICIKDCGVGMTKDEILQLGKPYFSNKKEGTGLGMLMVYGTLSKMKGKIDVQSKKGVGTTFTITIPT, encoded by the coding sequence TTGCTAGAAACTTTTTTGATAAATATATTATTTATGATTTTTCCTGTGCTATTGTTTGTGATTTTCTTTGATAATTATAAAAAGGAATATAGCTATTCTCTCGTTATATTTTCTTTCTCTATATCAATGATTCTTTGCATGCTATATCCGATCGAATTGGAACTGGGATTTAATATTGATTTGCGATATATTGCATTTATAATTGTTGGACTTTATGGTGGATATAGAGGATTATTTCCACTTTACCTAGTACTGAATATATATCGATTTATTATTGGAGGAGAAGGTACATTACAATCTTTAATTCATTCGACTTTGGCTTTTATTGTTATACCATTATTATCTAAACAGTTCAATGAATATAGTCCAAAAAGGCGTATTATTACAGCTATAATGGTTGCATCCTTGAATGTTATTATATATCTGATTGTATTGTCTAATTATTTTGATGTATTAACGAATGAATATTGGTCATCAGCGTTTTTTATGTTGATCACTTCAATTATGGTGATGGGGCTAAATATGCTGATGATTGAAAAGATAATTTCCAACATTAAAAATCGGGAGAACCTCCTACGAACAGAGCGTTTACATGTTATGAGCGAACTTTCTGCAAGTGTATCCCATGAAATACGTAATCCGCTCACTGTTACAAAAGGGTTTCTTCAGTTATTGAATGTCTCCAAAACTATTTCAGCTCAAGATAAGAAATGCATAGATTACTCTTTAAAAGAATTGTTACGAGCAGAAAATATTATAAATGATTATTTAGCATTTTCTAAACCACAATCGGAGCATATGGTTTACTCAAATTTAAAAGAAGAGCTGGAATATGTCCAAAATGTATTAAGTCCTTATGCTCTATACAATAAAGTTGAGATTGTCACTAAATTTTCGAACACATTAAAAAAGGAATATGATCAAAATCAAATAAAGCAATGTTTTATCAACTTGATGAAAAATGGAATTGAAGCAATGAAGGGAGAAGGTGGTATTTTAAACGTTGAAATAATGGAGCAAGGCAGTAATATTATCATTTGTATAAAAGATTGCGGTGTAGGAATGACTAAAGATGAAATTCTTCAATTAGGAAAACCGTATTTTTCAAATAAAAAAGAGGGAACCGGTCTTGGAATGTTAATGGTCTATGGAACTCTAAGCAAGATGAAGGGGAAAATTGATGTACAAAGCAAAAAAGGAGTAGGAACAACTTTTACCATTACTATACCGACCTGA
- a CDS encoding alpha-ketoacid dehydrogenase subunit beta — protein sequence MAVMSYIDAITLAMKEEMTRDERVFILGEDVGRKGGVFKATNGLYDEFGEYRVLDTPLAESAIAGVGIGAAMYGLRPIAEMQFADFIMPAVNQIISEASRIRYRSNNDWTCPIVIRAPFGGGIHGALYHSQSVEAVFANQPGLKIVIPSTPYDAKGLLKAAIRDEDPVMFFEHKRAYRLIKGEVPEDDYTIEIGKADVKREGEDITVITYGLAVHFALQAAERLEKDGISAHILDLRTIYPLDKEAIIEAASKTGKVLLVTEDNKEGSIISEVAAIIAENCLFDLDAPIMRLAGPDVPAMPYAPTMEKFFMINPDKVEKAMRELAEY from the coding sequence ATGGCAGTTATGTCTTATATCGATGCAATCACACTTGCAATGAAAGAAGAAATGACTCGTGATGAGCGCGTCTTCATCTTAGGTGAAGACGTAGGTCGTAAAGGTGGCGTATTCAAAGCAACAAATGGACTATATGATGAGTTTGGGGAATACCGTGTCCTTGATACACCACTTGCTGAATCTGCGATTGCTGGAGTTGGAATTGGTGCCGCTATGTATGGTTTACGTCCGATTGCAGAAATGCAATTTGCTGACTTTATCATGCCAGCAGTGAACCAAATTATTTCCGAAGCATCCCGTATTCGTTACCGTTCTAATAATGATTGGACCTGTCCAATTGTTATTCGTGCTCCTTTTGGTGGCGGTATTCATGGTGCACTCTATCATTCCCAATCAGTAGAGGCAGTTTTTGCAAACCAACCTGGTTTAAAAATTGTAATTCCTTCTACTCCATATGATGCAAAGGGATTACTAAAAGCAGCTATTCGTGATGAGGACCCAGTTATGTTCTTTGAGCATAAGCGTGCATATCGTCTAATTAAAGGTGAAGTGCCAGAAGACGATTATACAATTGAAATTGGTAAAGCAGATGTAAAACGTGAAGGGGAAGATATTACGGTTATTACGTATGGTCTAGCTGTTCACTTTGCACTCCAAGCAGCTGAACGATTAGAAAAAGACGGAATTTCTGCCCATATTCTAGATTTACGTACGATTTATCCTTTAGATAAAGAAGCGATTATAGAAGCCGCATCTAAAACAGGAAAAGTATTACTTGTTACAGAAGATAACAAAGAAGGTAGTATCATCAGTGAGGTTGCTGCAATCATTGCAGAAAACTGCTTATTTGATTTAGATGCTCCGATTATGCGTCTTGCTGGTCCTGATGTTCCTGCTATGCCATATGCACCAACGATGGAAAAATTCTTCATGATCAATCCAGACAAAGTCGAAAAAGCAATGCGCGAGCTAGCGGAATATTAA
- a CDS encoding GNAT family N-acetyltransferase, translated as MQYANWEEFKIIIATNDKCMTIIDMLKQVALWLKKKEINQWRFLLDSGEDKEIEQDINNRNTYIVLKDDEIVATFTLLSKQSEWDRHIWGDDLTSTSLYLHRLAIQPNYMNKGIGSSILEWIQKNIRRDIECIKLDCVADNVKLNKFYKSNGFELVGIEDGHSKFQKSVIID; from the coding sequence ATGCAGTACGCTAACTGGGAAGAGTTTAAAATAATAATTGCAACTAACGATAAGTGCATGACTATTATTGACATGTTAAAGCAAGTTGCTCTATGGCTGAAAAAAAAAGAAATTAACCAATGGAGATTTCTGTTAGATAGCGGTGAAGATAAAGAAATTGAGCAAGACATAAATAATCGAAACACATATATTGTTTTAAAAGATGATGAAATCGTAGCAACATTTACTCTTCTATCTAAACAAAGTGAATGGGATAGGCACATTTGGGGGGATGATCTAACATCAACTTCGCTATATTTACATAGACTCGCAATCCAGCCCAATTATATGAACAAAGGAATAGGATCTAGTATTTTAGAGTGGATTCAAAAGAATATTAGAAGAGATATAGAATGTATAAAACTAGATTGTGTTGCTGACAATGTAAAACTAAATAAATTTTATAAGAGCAATGGCTTTGAACTAGTGGGCATAGAAGACGGTCATAGTAAATTTCAAAAAAGTGTAATAATAGATTAA
- a CDS encoding GyrI-like domain-containing protein: MEFKQIKKNFKVVGMKNSGVFADYGNEVPKFAQQFLRRANEIKNSSETEIALYEQKRNDNHLEGQYYVGLIVNGTLNEVPTGMEYIETTQDYVNMRGKISDIGKLHNELLKWADEQGFQRDLESYIVETYHQNENNEEEVEIYLPILL, encoded by the coding sequence ATGGAATTCAAACAGATAAAAAAGAATTTTAAAGTAGTAGGTATGAAAAATAGTGGTGTTTTTGCTGATTATGGGAATGAGGTTCCCAAGTTTGCACAGCAATTTCTGAGACGAGCAAATGAGATAAAAAATAGTTCAGAAACTGAAATTGCACTTTATGAACAAAAAAGAAATGATAACCATCTCGAGGGTCAGTATTATGTGGGGTTAATTGTTAATGGTACTCTAAATGAAGTTCCAACCGGTATGGAATATATTGAAACTACCCAGGACTACGTTAATATGAGAGGTAAAATTTCTGATATAGGAAAACTCCATAATGAATTATTAAAATGGGCAGATGAACAAGGATTTCAAAGGGATTTAGAATCTTATATTGTTGAAACATATCATCAAAATGAAAATAATGAAGAGGAGGTAGAGATATACTTGCCAATACTTTTATAA
- a CDS encoding potassium channel family protein, with translation MPKQEKLFAVIGLGRFGGSVCRELYTLGHEVLAIDRDLDRVENFIQYSTHAIHGNSTDEAFLKSIGIRNFDHVVVAIGENIQDSVLTTLNLKEFGVHTVWVKAQNTYHQKVLEKIGADRVIHPEVEMGIRTAQSMSSDRLLDYINLSKEYSVVELRATNLIHSRSLLDLDVRAKFGITILAIIRNEQINVSPLPTDIIRENDVLVAMGNNNDLKRFEEKML, from the coding sequence ATGCCAAAACAAGAGAAACTATTTGCTGTTATTGGATTGGGAAGATTTGGAGGAAGTGTGTGTAGAGAGTTATATACGCTTGGTCATGAAGTGTTGGCAATAGATCGTGACCTAGACAGAGTTGAAAACTTTATACAGTATTCAACCCATGCAATTCATGGAAACTCCACAGACGAGGCTTTTCTTAAGTCGATCGGGATACGGAATTTTGACCATGTTGTAGTAGCAATCGGAGAGAATATTCAAGATAGTGTACTCACGACTCTCAATTTAAAGGAATTTGGGGTTCATACTGTATGGGTCAAAGCCCAAAATACGTACCATCAAAAGGTTTTAGAGAAAATTGGAGCAGATCGTGTTATACATCCTGAAGTGGAAATGGGAATTCGAACTGCTCAATCTATGTCCTCGGATCGATTGTTAGATTATATTAACTTGTCCAAAGAATATAGTGTAGTAGAACTTCGAGCTACAAATCTAATACATAGTCGATCATTGCTTGATTTAGATGTACGGGCAAAATTCGGCATTACAATTCTAGCAATTATTAGAAATGAACAAATTAACGTTTCTCCATTACCTACTGATATTATTCGAGAAAACGATGTACTAGTGGCAATGGGTAATAATAATGACTTAAAACGCTTTGAAGAAAAGATGTTGTAA